Proteins from a genomic interval of Kitasatospora herbaricolor:
- a CDS encoding beta-N-acetylglucosaminidase domain-containing protein yields MQSRVSVAAGRRLRQQLEQSAALRDVLQHPAALAARRATARTARQLAPRAADRLIADIKGTEPLLASVRAERAVAAGAVRVPSQRRRTLQVAATLSAAAVVGGLLVSAPSSYAAPTAYAAAADVVGGEAQTPLGSLANPQVFPRPQQQTVAGRPVSVPAEVTLVLAPKADDAAVDAVREVLSIAGASTLTPRPESPQPAAGSLVVYVGGPAEGADPVVDQVLRELAATAGDKDSAVPSPAGLPAGGYVLSAGQLAAQGGGTYGAVVLAGVDATGTYYAAQSLRQLLAAVPAGQGQAPAPGGEPVAQPAQANAGTLGLPGISLRDWPGGAPVRGTAEAFYGRPWTQQQRLDQLDFLGRSKQNFYLYAPGDDPYRLARWRDAYPAAQAEELAALAAEARRNHITLGYAIDPGQSFCYSSGKDVDALIAKLDGLRRIGFGSFQLQFLDVSYDEWHCGGDKRAFGSGPAAAAKAQAELVGKVQQRLIAKNPGLAPLSVVPTEYHQQGSTPYRKALAAALPEGVQIAWSGVGVIPEKITGAQAADTGALYGHPLVTLDNYPVNDSSPDRLYLGAYTGRDPEVAARSAALLTGAMQQPVASRIALATAGDFAWNPAGYQPDESWKAAVRSLAGPAAGPVTGPASVLGAVTALAGNSSSSPLAKQESGYLAPLLERFWSALEPASGNAPDQARLLDAAAPLREAFGAMAAAPQTLAGDRATAALAAEAGPWLAPLRAYGLAGQSAIDMLLAQRGGDGTAAWKARVELGRLRDQAGQSPATVGGGVLGPFLEHAVRVADTWAGVAGGSVTPTSTLGAANEHPPALMTDGEAGTFYWSSAPPQPGDSVGISLGDGRPVGSVTVLMGSWGNGPDAATAVDDYIRDGVLEYSTGEGGWKQLAQVSRQKSVTAPVPAGEVVRAVRLRATAAQKTAVAIREFTVTAPGEVPTSVSGGPAATPGFSAAAVLDNNPDTAYRAATAPTAADEPLTVELGADRPLDRLTVLTDPGVRATATVQVRRADGSWAEIGTVRPGYNELPAGGLPAGAVRLTWQPGGEPPVVNQVIPWYADTPAARLSLSDTAVDVVTGASAPAQTRAFVEAGRPEGVTGELRTEVPPIAKGLTVTPVAAVTVPRGGRVGTPLLITATPETPSGTYQVPVVFTAGTASVRQVLQVHVVPPTGGADLAPTATATSSGDETPAFPASAVADGDPKSRWSSPASDSAWVQLKLPQAVHLGAVVLHWQAAYAASYKVQTSADGVSWTTVASVDDGGGGTETVRFDAPGAVYLRVQGVSRATKYGYSLWGIETYAVTPAAPPVAPPVQPGAPAAPPAAPPAQPH; encoded by the coding sequence GTGCAGTCCCGTGTGTCCGTCGCCGCCGGCCGCAGGCTGAGGCAGCAGTTGGAGCAGAGCGCCGCCCTGCGGGACGTGCTGCAGCACCCGGCCGCGCTGGCGGCCCGGCGGGCGACCGCGCGGACGGCCCGGCAGTTGGCGCCGCGGGCGGCGGACCGGCTGATAGCCGACATCAAGGGGACGGAGCCGTTGCTGGCGTCCGTACGGGCCGAGCGGGCGGTGGCCGCGGGCGCGGTGCGGGTCCCCTCGCAGCGTCGGCGGACCCTGCAGGTCGCGGCGACGCTGTCGGCGGCCGCGGTGGTCGGCGGGCTGCTGGTGAGCGCCCCGTCCTCGTACGCGGCGCCGACGGCGTACGCGGCGGCGGCCGACGTGGTGGGCGGGGAGGCGCAGACGCCGCTGGGGAGCCTGGCGAATCCGCAGGTCTTCCCGCGTCCGCAGCAGCAGACGGTGGCGGGGCGGCCGGTGTCGGTGCCGGCCGAGGTGACGCTGGTGCTGGCGCCGAAGGCGGACGACGCCGCGGTGGACGCGGTGCGCGAGGTGCTGTCGATCGCCGGGGCGAGCACGTTGACGCCGCGGCCGGAGTCGCCGCAGCCGGCGGCCGGTTCGCTGGTGGTGTACGTGGGCGGCCCGGCCGAGGGCGCCGATCCGGTGGTGGACCAGGTGCTGCGCGAGCTGGCGGCCACCGCGGGCGACAAGGACAGCGCCGTGCCCTCGCCGGCCGGGCTGCCGGCCGGCGGGTACGTGCTGTCGGCGGGTCAGCTGGCGGCGCAGGGCGGCGGGACGTACGGCGCGGTGGTGCTCGCGGGCGTGGACGCCACCGGCACCTACTACGCGGCGCAGAGCCTGCGGCAGCTGCTGGCGGCCGTCCCGGCCGGTCAGGGCCAGGCGCCGGCGCCGGGCGGCGAGCCCGTCGCGCAGCCTGCCCAGGCGAACGCCGGCACCCTGGGCCTGCCGGGGATCTCGCTGCGCGACTGGCCGGGCGGCGCGCCGGTGCGCGGCACCGCCGAGGCCTTCTACGGCCGGCCGTGGACCCAGCAGCAGCGGCTGGACCAGTTGGACTTCCTGGGCCGCTCCAAGCAGAACTTCTACCTCTACGCCCCCGGCGACGACCCGTACCGCCTCGCCCGCTGGCGGGACGCCTACCCGGCCGCGCAGGCCGAGGAGCTGGCGGCGCTGGCCGCCGAGGCCCGCCGCAACCACATCACGCTGGGCTACGCGATCGACCCCGGTCAGTCGTTCTGCTACAGCTCCGGCAAGGACGTGGACGCGCTGATCGCGAAGCTGGACGGGCTGCGCCGGATCGGTTTCGGCTCCTTCCAGCTGCAGTTCCTGGACGTCAGCTACGACGAGTGGCACTGCGGCGGGGACAAGCGCGCCTTCGGCTCCGGGCCGGCCGCGGCCGCCAAGGCGCAGGCCGAGCTGGTCGGCAAGGTGCAGCAACGGCTGATCGCGAAGAACCCGGGGCTGGCGCCGCTGTCCGTGGTGCCGACCGAGTACCACCAGCAGGGCTCCACGCCGTACCGCAAGGCCCTGGCGGCGGCGCTGCCCGAGGGCGTGCAGATCGCCTGGAGCGGGGTCGGGGTGATCCCCGAGAAGATCACCGGCGCTCAGGCCGCCGACACCGGCGCGCTGTACGGGCACCCGCTGGTCACCCTGGACAACTACCCGGTCAACGACTCCAGCCCGGACCGCCTCTACCTGGGCGCCTACACCGGCCGGGACCCGGAGGTCGCGGCCCGCTCGGCCGCCCTGCTGACCGGTGCGATGCAGCAGCCGGTGGCCTCCCGGATCGCGCTCGCCACGGCGGGCGACTTCGCCTGGAACCCGGCCGGCTACCAGCCGGACGAGTCCTGGAAGGCCGCCGTGCGCTCGCTGGCCGGCCCCGCCGCGGGCCCGGTCACCGGCCCGGCCTCGGTGCTGGGCGCGGTCACCGCGCTGGCCGGCAACAGCTCCTCGTCCCCGCTGGCCAAGCAGGAGTCCGGCTACCTGGCGCCGCTGCTGGAGCGGTTCTGGTCGGCGCTGGAGCCGGCCTCCGGCAACGCCCCCGACCAGGCGAGGCTGCTGGACGCGGCGGCCCCGCTGCGGGAGGCCTTCGGGGCGATGGCGGCGGCTCCGCAGACCCTGGCGGGCGACCGGGCGACGGCCGCGCTGGCCGCCGAGGCCGGCCCCTGGCTGGCCCCGCTGCGGGCGTACGGGCTGGCCGGGCAGTCCGCGATCGACATGCTGCTGGCGCAGCGCGGCGGTGACGGCACGGCTGCCTGGAAGGCCCGGGTGGAGCTCGGCCGGCTGCGCGACCAGGCCGGTCAGAGCCCGGCGACGGTCGGCGGGGGCGTGCTGGGCCCCTTCCTGGAGCACGCCGTGCGGGTGGCGGACACCTGGGCCGGGGTGGCGGGCGGCAGCGTGACGCCGACCAGCACCCTGGGCGCCGCGAACGAGCACCCGCCGGCGCTGATGACGGACGGGGAGGCCGGCACCTTCTACTGGAGCTCCGCGCCGCCGCAGCCCGGCGACTCGGTGGGGATATCGCTCGGCGACGGGCGCCCGGTCGGCAGCGTGACGGTACTGATGGGCTCCTGGGGCAACGGCCCGGACGCCGCGACCGCGGTGGACGACTACATCCGGGACGGGGTGCTGGAGTACTCCACCGGCGAGGGCGGCTGGAAGCAGCTGGCCCAGGTCAGCCGGCAGAAGAGCGTCACGGCGCCGGTGCCGGCCGGCGAGGTGGTGAGGGCGGTGCGGCTGCGGGCCACGGCCGCGCAGAAGACCGCCGTCGCGATCCGCGAGTTCACCGTCACGGCGCCGGGCGAGGTCCCGACGAGCGTCTCCGGCGGCCCGGCGGCGACGCCCGGCTTCTCGGCCGCGGCCGTGCTGGACAACAACCCGGACACCGCCTACCGGGCGGCCACCGCGCCCACCGCCGCCGACGAGCCGCTGACCGTGGAGCTGGGCGCCGACCGTCCACTGGACCGCCTCACCGTGCTGACCGACCCGGGCGTGCGGGCCACCGCGACGGTGCAGGTGCGCCGGGCGGACGGCAGCTGGGCGGAGATCGGCACGGTCCGGCCCGGCTACAACGAGCTGCCGGCCGGCGGGCTGCCGGCGGGCGCGGTCCGGCTGACCTGGCAGCCCGGCGGGGAGCCGCCGGTCGTCAACCAGGTGATCCCCTGGTACGCGGACACGCCGGCCGCGCGGCTGAGCCTGTCGGACACCGCGGTGGACGTGGTGACCGGCGCGTCCGCGCCCGCGCAGACCCGCGCGTTCGTCGAGGCCGGCCGGCCGGAGGGGGTGACCGGTGAGCTGCGCACGGAGGTGCCGCCGATCGCCAAGGGGCTGACGGTCACTCCGGTGGCCGCCGTGACGGTGCCGCGCGGCGGCCGGGTGGGGACCCCGCTGCTGATCACGGCCACCCCGGAGACGCCCTCCGGGACGTACCAGGTGCCGGTGGTGTTCACGGCGGGCACGGCCAGCGTGCGGCAGGTGCTGCAGGTGCACGTGGTGCCGCCGACCGGTGGCGCCGACCTGGCGCCGACCGCGACGGCGACCTCCTCGGGCGACGAGACGCCGGCCTTCCCGGCCTCGGCGGTGGCCGACGGCGACCCGAAGAGCCGCTGGTCCTCGCCCGCCTCGGACAGCGCCTGGGTGCAGCTCAAGCTGCCGCAGGCGGTCCACCTGGGCGCGGTGGTGCTGCACTGGCAGGCCGCGTACGCCGCCTCGTACAAGGTGCAGACCTCGGCGGACGGGGTGTCCTGGACGACGGTGGCCTCGGTGGACGACGGCGGCGGCGGCACCGAGACGGTCCGCTTCGACGCGCCGGGCGCGGTGTACCTGCGGGTGCAGGGCGTGTCGCGGGCCACCAAGTACGGGTACTCGCTCTGGGGCATCGAGACCTACGCGGTCACGCCGGCCGCGCCGCCGGTGGCACCTCCCGTGCAGCCGGGCGCTCCGGCCGCGCCCCCCGCCGCGCCCCCGGCGCAGCCGCACTGA
- a CDS encoding ROK family transcriptional regulator, translated as MTENTSRLPLAGTPSLLRAINDRAALQLLLENGPLSRTQIGTLTGLSKPTASQLLARLEAAGLVVPVGTTEGGPGPNAQLYQVDPAAGYVAGLDVTTSQVRVAVADITGRTLAEHVVPTKGWPAAATVEKVGEAVAETVRRAGLAPGSLREIVIGVGGAPDPVSGKLRYASHLPGWHSPRLTDELSAALDAPVSIENDVNLAAVAEQASGAAQGCEDFVLLWAGEGTGAAIVIAGRLHRGFTGGAGEVGYMPVPGAPVVRDVRRKNSGGFQELVGAPAVRALAREHGLTAPTAEEAVLLALETPGAGDDFLTALAGRLAVGLAVIVSVVDPELVVVSGGVPIAGGERLRLLVEDELARIAITRPEVRSSALPGPPVLHGALQRALAAAREAVFSTH; from the coding sequence GTGACCGAGAACACCAGCCGCCTCCCCCTCGCCGGTACCCCCAGCCTGCTGCGCGCCATCAACGACCGGGCCGCCCTCCAGCTGCTGCTGGAGAACGGGCCGCTCTCCCGCACCCAGATCGGCACCCTCACCGGCCTGTCCAAGCCCACCGCCTCCCAGCTGCTGGCCCGCCTGGAGGCCGCCGGGCTGGTGGTGCCGGTCGGCACCACCGAGGGCGGCCCCGGGCCGAACGCGCAGCTCTACCAGGTCGACCCGGCCGCCGGGTACGTCGCCGGGCTGGACGTCACCACCAGCCAGGTCCGGGTCGCGGTCGCCGACATCACCGGCCGCACCCTCGCCGAGCACGTCGTCCCCACCAAGGGCTGGCCCGCCGCCGCCACCGTGGAGAAGGTCGGCGAGGCGGTCGCCGAGACCGTCCGCCGGGCCGGCCTCGCCCCCGGCAGCCTGCGCGAGATCGTGATCGGCGTCGGCGGCGCCCCCGACCCGGTGAGCGGCAAGCTCCGCTACGCCTCGCACCTGCCCGGCTGGCACTCGCCGCGGCTCACCGACGAGCTCTCGGCCGCGCTGGACGCGCCGGTGAGCATCGAGAACGACGTCAACCTGGCCGCCGTCGCCGAACAGGCTTCCGGCGCCGCCCAGGGCTGCGAGGACTTCGTCCTACTCTGGGCCGGTGAGGGCACCGGCGCCGCGATCGTGATCGCCGGCCGCCTGCACCGGGGGTTCACCGGGGGCGCCGGGGAGGTCGGCTACATGCCGGTGCCCGGGGCACCGGTGGTCCGCGACGTCCGCCGGAAGAACTCCGGCGGGTTCCAGGAACTCGTCGGCGCACCGGCCGTCCGGGCACTCGCCCGGGAGCACGGCCTGACCGCGCCGACCGCCGAGGAGGCGGTCCTGCTGGCCCTGGAGACCCCGGGCGCCGGCGACGACTTCCTCACCGCGCTGGCCGGGCGCCTCGCCGTCGGGCTGGCCGTGATCGTCTCCGTCGTCGACCCCGAGCTCGTGGTGGTCTCCGGCGGCGTCCCGATCGCCGGCGGCGAGCGGCTGCGCCTGCTCGTCGAGGACGAGCTGGCCCGGATCGCGATCACCCGGCCGGAGGTCCGCAGCAGCGCGCTGCCCGGACCGCCCGTCCTGCACGGGGCGCTGCAGCGCGCACTGGCCGCCGCCCGCGAGGCGGTCTTCTCCACCCACTGA
- a CDS encoding mechanosensitive ion channel family protein: MPGLDLRIPTSADEVTSSTKEAAGWLDAHWQEWVAGGIRIVFIVVLALVLRAMVRKLITQLIGRMTKPAEGEAAEPSRLGGLLANTGVVNPERRQQRSEAIGSVLRSVASFTILGTAALMVLSALGVNLAPLLASAGVAGVAIGFGARNLVTDFLSGVFMIMEDQYGVGDEIDTGVATGTVLEVGLRVTKLRGANGEIWYIRNGEVKRIANMSQGWSTASVDVQVGYKEDLVRVEALILETAEALSKESPYDELIWAPFSVLGVESVAADSVVLRLEARTAPGRSALVGRGLRQRLKAAFDLAGIKLKEEVPTAAAAATAAAAVAPVLVADAGPPSALADPASPRSLAAAPIPAPARPADEAGPGSLKTT; the protein is encoded by the coding sequence CTGCCCGGGCTCGACCTCAGAATCCCCACCAGCGCGGACGAGGTCACCAGCAGCACCAAGGAGGCGGCCGGCTGGCTGGACGCGCACTGGCAGGAGTGGGTCGCCGGCGGTATCCGGATCGTCTTCATCGTGGTGCTCGCGCTGGTGCTGCGGGCCATGGTGCGCAAGCTGATCACCCAGTTGATTGGGCGGATGACCAAGCCCGCCGAGGGCGAGGCCGCCGAGCCGAGCCGGCTGGGCGGGCTGCTGGCGAACACCGGGGTGGTCAACCCGGAGCGGCGTCAGCAGCGCTCGGAGGCGATCGGCTCAGTGCTGCGCAGCGTGGCCTCGTTCACCATTCTGGGAACGGCCGCGCTGATGGTGCTGTCGGCCCTGGGGGTGAATCTCGCGCCGCTGCTGGCCAGTGCCGGTGTCGCGGGTGTGGCGATCGGTTTCGGCGCCCGCAACCTGGTGACGGACTTCCTCTCCGGGGTCTTCATGATCATGGAGGACCAGTACGGGGTCGGGGACGAGATCGACACCGGGGTGGCCACCGGCACGGTGCTGGAGGTCGGCCTGCGGGTGACCAAGCTGCGCGGGGCGAACGGCGAGATCTGGTACATCCGCAACGGCGAGGTGAAGCGGATCGCCAACATGAGCCAGGGCTGGTCGACCGCCTCGGTGGACGTCCAGGTCGGCTACAAGGAGGACCTGGTCCGGGTCGAGGCGCTGATCCTGGAGACGGCGGAGGCGCTGTCCAAGGAGTCCCCGTACGACGAGCTGATCTGGGCGCCGTTCTCGGTGCTCGGGGTGGAGTCGGTGGCGGCGGACTCGGTGGTGCTGCGACTGGAGGCGAGGACGGCCCCGGGCAGGTCCGCGCTGGTGGGCCGCGGTCTTCGGCAGCGACTGAAGGCGGCCTTCGACCTGGCGGGGATCAAGCTCAAGGAGGAGGTCCCGACCGCGGCCGCCGCCGCGACCGCGGCTGCCGCGGTCGCCCCGGTGCTGGTGGCGGACGCCGGCCCGCCGTCGGCGCTGGCCGATCCGGCCTCGCCGCGGTCGCTGGCCGCGGCGCCGATACCGGCTCCGGCCCGTCCGGCCGACGAGGCCGGGCCCGGGTCCCTCAAGACCACCTGA
- a CDS encoding ABC transporter substrate-binding protein, with protein MHATTSRRARRTIAAVTGSAVLALLATACTGTNSGGGNDDSASGKDVTITFWHGWSQDSETKAINDNIAAFEKAHPNIHVKAVGNIADDKTNQALRAGGDDAPDVVSSFTTNNVGTFCSSNVFADLNPLLKKDGIDAAKTFPAAMLNYTQFKGNQCSLPLLGDVFGLYYNKKAFAAAGITAPPKTFSEFADAAAKLTIADGDGFKQLGFMPNYHGYESTTEHFLGQFGPSYFGSDGKSSIATDPKVAEMLTWQKGLVDKLGGFDKLEKYRASFGDEFSAKNPFHTGQVAMAIDGEWRTASLATDKPDFEWATAPFPVPDAEVSTYGRGYQTGTIIGIAKNSKKQAAAWELVKYLTTNTDAVVSFANAIHNVPSTFEALNSPKLDADANFKTFLDIAKNPNSGTTPASVNGGAYIVSLQNLGYDYESGKQTDLAAGLAATAKEIDAAVNQAK; from the coding sequence GTGCACGCCACCACCTCCCGCAGAGCCCGCCGTACGATCGCCGCCGTCACCGGAAGCGCCGTCCTGGCCCTGCTCGCCACCGCCTGCACCGGCACCAACTCCGGTGGCGGCAACGACGATTCGGCCAGCGGCAAGGACGTCACGATCACCTTCTGGCACGGTTGGAGCCAGGACAGCGAGACCAAGGCGATCAACGACAACATCGCCGCCTTCGAGAAGGCCCACCCGAACATCCACGTCAAGGCCGTCGGCAACATCGCGGACGACAAGACCAACCAGGCCCTGCGGGCCGGCGGCGACGACGCCCCCGACGTGGTGTCCTCCTTCACCACCAACAACGTCGGCACCTTCTGTTCGTCGAACGTCTTCGCGGACCTCAACCCGCTGCTGAAGAAGGACGGCATAGACGCCGCCAAGACCTTCCCGGCGGCGATGCTCAACTACACCCAGTTCAAGGGCAACCAGTGCTCGCTGCCGCTGCTCGGTGACGTGTTCGGCCTCTACTACAACAAGAAGGCCTTCGCCGCGGCCGGCATCACCGCGCCGCCGAAGACCTTCAGCGAGTTCGCCGACGCGGCCGCCAAGCTGACGATCGCCGACGGCGACGGCTTCAAGCAGCTCGGCTTCATGCCGAACTACCACGGCTACGAGTCGACCACCGAGCACTTCCTCGGCCAGTTCGGGCCCAGCTACTTCGGCTCCGACGGCAAGTCGAGCATCGCCACCGACCCCAAGGTCGCCGAGATGCTGACCTGGCAGAAGGGCCTGGTCGACAAGCTGGGCGGCTTCGACAAGCTGGAGAAGTACCGCGCCTCCTTCGGCGACGAGTTCAGCGCCAAGAACCCGTTCCACACCGGCCAGGTCGCGATGGCGATCGACGGTGAGTGGCGGACCGCCTCGCTGGCCACCGACAAGCCCGACTTCGAGTGGGCCACCGCGCCGTTCCCGGTGCCGGACGCCGAGGTCTCGACCTACGGCCGCGGCTACCAGACCGGCACCATCATCGGCATCGCCAAGAACAGCAAGAAGCAGGCCGCGGCCTGGGAGCTGGTCAAGTACCTGACCACCAACACCGACGCCGTGGTGAGCTTCGCCAACGCGATCCACAACGTGCCGAGCACCTTCGAGGCGCTGAACTCGCCGAAGCTGGACGCCGACGCGAACTTCAAGACCTTCCTGGACATCGCCAAGAACCCCAACTCCGGCACCACGCCCGCCAGCGTCAACGGCGGCGCGTACATCGTGTCCCTGCAGAACCTGGGCTACGACTACGAGTCGGGCAAGCAGACCGACCTGGCGGCCGGCCTCGCGGCCACCGCCAAGGAAATCGACGCCGCCGTGAACCAGGCGAAGTAG
- a CDS encoding carbohydrate ABC transporter permease: MAIAFGSRKASAGLPVPAALRSKRRRAAARTLAFLSPWLIGFGFFFVYPLVSTLYFSVTHYDGFTTPTFTGLKNWSYVFNDYPFFWQGLRNTLWLVVVMVSLRVVFGLGIGMLITKVKTGAGLFRTFFYLPYLAPPVAATMAFAFLLNPGTGPVNQLLGDLGLPAPGWFTDPSWSKPALTMLAMWGIGDLMVIFMAALLDVPKEQYEAAELDGAGPFQRFRYVTFPNISPIVMFAVVTGVIQTMQYYTQAIVAGKVASGVIGGSGQQFEPGYPQGSTWTLPQMVYNLGFQRFDYGSACVIALILFAISMAFTSILLRRKSGFMANED; the protein is encoded by the coding sequence ATGGCAATCGCGTTCGGCTCCCGTAAGGCGAGTGCCGGACTCCCCGTCCCGGCGGCGCTTCGCAGCAAGCGCCGCCGGGCGGCGGCCCGCACCCTGGCCTTCCTCTCGCCCTGGCTGATCGGCTTCGGCTTCTTCTTCGTCTACCCGCTGGTCTCCACCCTCTACTTCTCCGTCACCCACTACGACGGGTTCACGACCCCGACGTTCACCGGCCTGAAGAACTGGTCGTACGTCTTCAACGACTACCCGTTCTTCTGGCAGGGCCTGCGCAACACCCTGTGGCTGGTCGTGGTGATGGTCTCGCTGCGGGTGGTCTTCGGTCTCGGCATCGGCATGCTGATCACCAAGGTGAAGACCGGTGCCGGGCTGTTCCGCACCTTCTTCTACCTGCCCTACCTGGCCCCGCCGGTGGCCGCCACGATGGCTTTCGCCTTCCTGCTCAACCCCGGTACCGGCCCGGTCAACCAGCTGCTCGGCGACCTCGGTCTGCCGGCTCCCGGCTGGTTCACCGACCCCAGCTGGTCCAAGCCCGCCCTGACCATGCTGGCCATGTGGGGCATCGGCGACCTGATGGTGATCTTCATGGCCGCCCTGCTGGACGTGCCGAAGGAGCAGTACGAGGCCGCCGAACTCGACGGCGCCGGACCGTTCCAGCGGTTCCGCTACGTGACCTTCCCGAACATCTCGCCGATCGTGATGTTCGCGGTGGTCACCGGGGTGATCCAGACCATGCAGTACTACACCCAGGCGATCGTCGCCGGGAAGGTCGCCAGCGGCGTGATCGGCGGGTCCGGCCAGCAGTTCGAACCCGGCTACCCCCAGGGCTCCACCTGGACCCTGCCGCAGATGGTCTACAACCTGGGCTTCCAGCGCTTCGACTACGGCTCGGCCTGCGTCATCGCCCTGATCCTGTTCGCCATCTCGATGGCGTTCACGTCGATCCTTCTGCGCCGCAAATCCGGCTTCATGGCGAACGAGGACTGA
- a CDS encoding carbohydrate ABC transporter permease yields MTLSTTLTKPAAAPGSSKSASEAARTARRRAALHWVAVHSTAIAAALFFVLPFVFVFLTSVMTDQQALTKNLWPTSWEWGNYVKVWQTPGFLTWWRNTLLYAGLGTLLTVVSSLPVAYALAKFRFRGRNLALMAVIAMMMLPPQVTVIPMYLFWAKQMHLSGTLWPLIIPMAFGDAFSIFLLRQFLLTIPKEYIEAAKIDGCGDLRTLLRVVLPMARPAIAAVALFQFFYAWNDYFGPQIYASENPGAWTLSYGLESFKGAHHTNWNLTMAATLLVMAPVIILFFFAQKAFIEGVTLTGVKG; encoded by the coding sequence ATGACACTCAGCACCACCCTCACCAAGCCCGCGGCCGCGCCCGGCTCCTCGAAGTCCGCCTCCGAGGCCGCCCGGACCGCCCGCCGGCGGGCCGCCCTGCACTGGGTCGCCGTGCACTCGACCGCGATCGCGGCCGCACTGTTCTTCGTCCTGCCGTTCGTGTTCGTCTTCCTCACCTCGGTGATGACCGACCAGCAGGCCCTCACCAAGAACCTCTGGCCCACCTCCTGGGAGTGGGGCAACTACGTCAAGGTGTGGCAGACCCCGGGCTTCCTCACCTGGTGGCGCAACACCCTGCTGTACGCGGGGCTCGGCACGCTGCTGACCGTGGTCTCCAGCCTGCCGGTGGCGTACGCGCTGGCCAAGTTCCGCTTCCGGGGCCGCAACCTCGCCCTGATGGCCGTCATCGCGATGATGATGCTGCCGCCGCAGGTCACCGTCATCCCGATGTACCTGTTCTGGGCGAAGCAGATGCACCTCAGCGGCACCCTCTGGCCGCTGATCATCCCGATGGCCTTCGGCGACGCGTTCTCGATCTTCCTGCTGCGCCAGTTCCTGCTGACCATCCCCAAGGAGTACATCGAGGCCGCCAAGATCGACGGCTGCGGTGACCTGCGGACGCTGCTCAGGGTCGTACTGCCGATGGCCAGACCGGCCATCGCCGCCGTGGCGCTCTTCCAGTTCTTCTACGCCTGGAACGACTACTTCGGCCCGCAGATCTACGCCAGCGAGAACCCCGGCGCCTGGACCCTCTCGTACGGGCTGGAGTCCTTCAAGGGCGCCCACCACACCAACTGGAACCTCACGATGGCCGCCACCCTCCTCGTCATGGCACCCGTCATCATCCTGTTCTTCTTCGCCCAGAAAGCCTTCATCGAAGGCGTCACACTGACAGGGGTCAAGGGCTGA